From the Streptomyces sp. SN-593 genome, the window CACAATCCGTCGCATGGGAGCGCTGATGAGTACCCCAGCCGAAGGCGATCAGGACACGGGCTTCACCTGGCCCATGCCTCCGTCCGGTGGGTGGACCGCGGATGACCTGGACAGTATTCCGGGCCTCCCGTCACACACCGAGATGATCGACGGAGGGCTGTTCTTCGTGAGTCCGCAGACCTATTTCCACATGGCCGTGCTCCGGCTGCTGGAGACCGCGCTGCTGGACCAGGCGCCGGAGGAGTACGACGTGATCCGGGAGATGACCGTCACGCTGGACGGGCGGGACCGGCCGGAGCCCGACCTGATGGTCGTGCCGTACTCCGCGCTGGGCCAGTTGCGGCAGACCTCGTTCGACCCGTCGCAGATCGTGCTGGCGGTCGAGGTCGTCTCACCGGAGTCGGTCGGCCGTGACCGCGAACTGAAGCCGAGGAAGTACGCGAAGGCCGGTATCCGTCACTTCTGGCGGGTGGAGGAGAACGACGGCACGCCCGTCGTGTACGTCTACGAGCTCGACCCCGCCACCGGTGCGTACGCGATCACCGGCATCCACCACGACCGGCTCAAGGTCGCGGTGCCCTTCGTCGTGGACGCCGACCTGACCAGGCTTCGGCGCGGTCGCCCCGGCGACGGGGCGGGGCAGGACGCCTGACGCGCGGCGCTATCCCGTTGCCGCGCGCAGCGCCTCACGGCTGAGGTGGTCGGCCTGGCGGGTGGTCTCGGGGAGCCGGTGGCGCGGCGCCAGCTCCAGGACCCGGGCGCAGGCCGTCGGCAGGTCGACGAGGTGGCCGGTGGAGACGTACACCGGCTTGACGCCCGCCCGGGTGCGCAGCGCGCGGCCGACGACCTCGCCGCCGTCCACCAGGTCGGCGTGGGCGCCGCGGTCCGGCCCGAGGGCGGCCGGGTCG encodes:
- a CDS encoding Uma2 family endonuclease: MIDGGLFFVSPQTYFHMAVLRLLETALLDQAPEEYDVIREMTVTLDGRDRPEPDLMVVPYSALGQLRQTSFDPSQIVLAVEVVSPESVGRDRELKPRKYAKAGIRHFWRVEENDGTPVVYVYELDPATGAYAITGIHHDRLKVAVPFVVDADLTRLRRGRPGDGAGQDA